From Ictalurus punctatus breed USDA103 chromosome 2, Coco_2.0, whole genome shotgun sequence:
tgtgttagtggtgtgttagtgtgtggtagtggtgtgttagtgtgtgtttttgtgtgttagtggtgtgttagtggtgtgttagtgtgggttagtgtgtgttagtggtgtgttagtgttgtgttagtgtgtggtagtggtgtgttgatggtgtgttagtgtgtgttagtggtgtgttagtgtgtgtttttgtgtgttagtggtgtgttagtgtgtgttagtgtgtgttagtggtgtgttagtgtgtggtagtggtgtgttagtgtgtgtttttgtgtgttgatgtgtgttagctgtgtgttagtgtgtgttagtggtgtgttagtgtgtgttagtgtgtgtttttgtgtgttagtggtgtgttagtgtgtgttagtgtgtgttagtggtgtgttagtgtgtggtagtggtgtgttagtgtgtgtttttgtgtgttggtgtgtgttagctgtgtgttagtgtgtgttagtgtgtgttagtggtgtgttagtggtgtgttagtgtgtggtagtggtgtgttagtgtgtgttagtgtgtgttagtgtgtgttagtggtgtgttagtgtgtgttagtggtgtgttagtgtgtggtagtggtgtgttagtgtgtgtttttgtgtggtagtggtgtgttagtgtgtgtttttgtgtgttggtgtgtgttagctgtgtgttagtgtgtgttagtggtgtgttagtggtgtgttagtggtgtgttagtgtgtggtagtggtgtgttagtgtgtgttagctgtgtgttagtgtgtgttagtgtgtgttagtgtgtgttagtgtgtgttagtgtgtgttagtggtgtgttagtgtgtggtagtggtgtgttagtgtgtgttagtgtgtgttagtgtgtgttagtggtgtgttagtgtgtgttagtggtgtgttagtgtgtgtttttgtgtgttagtggtgtgttagtgtgtgttagtgtgtgttagtggtgtgttagtgtgtggtagtggtgtgttagtgtgtgtttttgtgtgttgatgtgtgttagctgtgtgttagtgtgtgttagtggtgtgttagtgtgtgttagtggtgtgttagtgtgtgttagtggtgtgttagtgtgtgtttttgtgtgttagtggtgtgttagtgtgtgttagtgtgtgttagtggtgtgttagtgtgtggtagtggtgtgttagtgtgtgtttttgtgtgttggtgtgtgttagctgtgtgttagtgtgtgttagtgtgtgttagtggtgtgttagtggtgtgttagtgtgtggtagtggtgtgttagtgtgtgttagtgtgtgttagtgtgtgttagtggtgtgttagtgtgtgttagtggtgtgttagtgtgtggtagtggtgtgttagtgtgtgtttttgtgtggtagtggtgtgttagtgtgtgtttttgtgtgttggtgtgtgttagctgtgtgttagtgtgtgttagtggtgtgttagtggtgtgttagtggtgtgttagtgtgtggtagtggtgtgttagtgtgtgttagctgtgtgttagtgtgtgttagtgtgtgttagtgtgtgttagtgtgtgttagtgtgtgttagtggtgtgttagtgtgtggtagtggtgtgttagtgtgtgttagtgtgtgttagtgtgtgttagtgtgtgttagtggtgtgttagtgtgtggtagtggtgtgttagtgtgtggtagtggtgtgttagtgtgtgttagtgtgtgttagtgtgtgttagtgtgtgttagtgtgtgttagtggtgtgttagtgtgtggtagtggtgtgttagtgtgtgtttttgtgtgttggtgtgtgttagctgtgtgttagtgtgtgttagtgtgtgttagtgttgtgttagtgtgtggtagtggtgtgttagtgtgtgtttttgtgtgtttttgtgtgttggtgtgtgttagtgtgtgttggtgtgtgttagtggtgtgttagtgtgtgttagtgtgtgttggtgtgtgttagtggtgtgttagtgtgtattaatggtctgttagtgtgtgttagtgtgagtTGATGGGGTTGTAGTGCAGACTCAGGACCAGTTGGATGAGGGGACTAGTGTTTTTGCTCAGCTCTTGGTACTGCATAGCTTtttaatgatgtgtgtgtttttataatgATATGCATGTGTTTATAATGATATGCGTGTGTTTATACTGATATGCATGGTTTTATAATGATATGCGTGTGTTTATACTGATATGCATGGTTTTATAATGATATGCGTGTGTTTATACTGATATGCGTGTTTTTATAATGATATGCGTGTTTTTATAATGATATGCATGTTTTTGTAATGATATGCGTGTTTTTATAATGATATGCATGGTTTTTGTAATGATATGCGTGTGTTTATACTGATATGCGTGTTTTTATAATGACATGCATGGTTTTTGTAATGATATGCGTGTTTTTATAATGATATGCATGTTTTTATAATGACATGCATGGTTTTTATAATGATATGCATGTTTTTATAATGATATGCATGGTTTTTATACTGATATGCATGGTTTTATAATGATATGCATGGTTTCTGTAACGATATGCGTGTGTTCATACTGATATGCGTGTTCTTATAATGATATGCGTGAGGGTCGCTCTCCTTTAGATGTTTCCAGAATTCGATTGCCCTTTTCTGTATGTTTCTCACGAATGGATATCGGCCTCCTTCAGCTCTGCGTGCGTCGTTCGTGGTGTTTCGTGCACCTTTATAACGCTTGTGCAGAACTCCTCGTGCAGGATGTTCATCCCACTTGTGGAACTGCCCTACACGCCAATTGGTTCGATCGCCGATTCAAACATTTTGAGCCAAATTCGCATCGGAATTTCTACAAAGGTTTGTGCTTTCATGGCGTAGAAAGCTCTGCGTGCCTTTTCTCTCAGTTCGCTCACTGCCAGGTTGAAGCTTGCTCATAAACTCGTCGTTAGTTCACGGTAGGTGTAGTTTTTGGAATGCTCAATTTGATGTGTacctcatttaaaatgtgtgtctCGTTCCCCGAGAGCTGGATCTTTTTTTGGaatatgatcattttaatctctctctctgtctctctgtcttttctcttcctgtctctgttCAGATCAGTTAAATTGAAGTTGAATGTACGCTCACTAGCCATTTATCAGTTCCACCCTCTGCGTGTTACTTTGTACGTATATAATTTGAGTCTGTAGCCGATCTGTTGCTGTGCACAGTGTCCCTCACTCTCAGTCCCTTCTGTACTGTTTACTTGGAAAGGCAGCACCATGGGACCAAGCAGACATTGTTTGGGTGGTGTTTTCATTCTCAGCAGAGCAGTGACACTGACAGGATAGTGGCATGTTAGTGGGTGTTTTGGTGCTATTTCAGACACAGTAGCTTTGCTGGGGATTTCTAAACATCTCTAAACTGCTACATGCCTTGCCATTTGGTTTCAGTATGTTCTGTTATTGTACCGAATATGGTGTGCAACCAGGATATTCAGGTACTGGAAAAAATCATCAATCAACCTCTTGCAATAGAACCAGCTGGATGGCAAAGACAGTACTAGCAGTACCTCAAAAGTAAtcggaattaaaaaaaaataactattgATCATGCCGAAAGAGTTGAAAAGGAAAGTTTTGCACGAGGAAAAATTTTTGCATCAATTCTGGCTTTACAGGTCGAGCGAAACAGTGAGCGTCGGGTCGCTTCCATCCTTAAAAAGATGGCGGTTCGTAAGAACAAGGACAAGCAGCAGACTTTGGGGACAACAAAGCTACGGCTACAAACTCATTCAAATGTCACTCACCAAGCGTAGGATGACATCGTGATCTACAGAAAGAATGGCAAACGGCGGCTGGGGTGAAGTGCACGGCGAGGACGGGTCGAAACGGGCTCCTAGGGGCAGGACTGAAGTCGTGCAAATCTAGAAATAAGCCCTTCATCAATGAGAAGCAAAGAAGAGCCGGGCTGAGGTTTGCAAAAGACCATAAGGATTGGACCGTAGAGGACTGGAGAAAGGTCATCTTCTCTGATGAGTCCAATTTTCAGCTTTGCCCAACACCTAGTCGTCTAACGGTTAGACGGAGGCCTGGACAGGCCCACAAGCCACATCGTCTCACACCCACTGTGACATTTGGTGGACGATTGGTGATGATCTGGAGGTGCTTCAGCGAGGCTGGAATCAGGCAGATTTGTCTTTGTGAAGGCCGCTTGAAGCAAGCCACGGTTGTCCTGGAAGAACACTTCTTCTGCTCTGACAATGTTCCCCAACTCTGaggatggggttttttttccagcaggacaatgctccATGCCACACAGTCAGGTCAATGAAGGCGTGGATGGACGACCACCAGATCAAGACCCTGTCATGGCCAGCCCAATCTCCAGACCTGAACCCCATTGAAAACCTCTGGAATGTGATCAGGGTTTATAGAATAcaacaaaaatgttcattttaccCAAACGCATGCCTATAAATTGTAAAAGCAGAGAAACTGATCATTTTTGCAGTGATCtcttagttttttttctccagagcTGTATATATAATGTGGTTTTGGCTGAATGTTTAGCAGCGTCATGGTCGTGTAGAAAACTGTCGGATCAGTCTGAGTTTGCGTGCGCTCTGGAGGAGTTTTTCCTCAGTGATGTTTCCGTATTTGGATGCGTTCAACCCTCTCTCAGTAGTTACCAGTCTCTCTGTCGCTGCCGCTGAGAATGACCCCCATTGCACATagcgtgatgctgccaccaccatgtttctgTTGTTCTGCCCAAAGAGTTCCATTTTCATCTCATCAAACCAGAGAATCTTTTTCCACGTGTTGCCTTTTACCTCAACAGTGCCTTCCGACTTGCCGCTTTGCCATGAACGCCTGATTTATGGAGTGCTACAGAGACGGTTGTCCGTCTGACAGGTTCTCCCACCTCGGCACAGGACTTTCGGAGCTCTTTTAGCGTGACTGTTGAGTTCTTGCTTACCTCCCTGACCAAGGGCCTTCTTTCCTGGATGCCCAATTTGGCTGGATGGCCAACTCTAGGAAGGTTCAAGGTTGTGCCAGAAACACTCAAAGCTTTAGAAATTGTTTTCTATCCTTGCCCTGATCTATGCCTTGCCACAATTTCATTGTGCAGTTCCACAGACAGTTCTCTGGACGTCATGGCTTGGTTTTTGTCCTGACAATGCAGTGTAAATTGGTGGTCCTTATAGACCCTGGTCTGTAACTTTCCAAACTATGTCCAATCAATTCAGATTGCAACGGACGGATTGAGTTGTAGACACATCTCAAGGATAAATAAAGCAAACAGGAAGCACCTGACCACAATTTGGAGTGCCAGAGAGAAGAATCGCTCATTTTGTGAATGAGCGGTTCCAATTTTCTAAAAAATctctaaaaacatgttttttttatggggATTAAGTGTAGACTGATGGGTAAAAATTATATTATGGGCAATTATAGCCATTTAGaatcaaatccataaaatcatAGAATCATAGAATCAAATCTATTATGGCTTTCTGACTATAGTGCATCAGTTTTAAGGTGAAAATGAGTGCAGTTCATTTTTTTGCTTGTGCTATTCCTTTAAAAGTATGTTTGTATATAATAAGTATAAAAtaactgaattgtaaaaaaaaaacgtcataATGGCCTCTGCTACACATGcggtgtgtgtttcaggtgctGTCTCTAGGAGCCGACGTGCTGCCCGAGTACAAGCTGCAGGCGCCGCGCATCCACAAGTGGACGATCCTGCACTACAGCCCGTTCAAGGCCGTATGGGATTGGCTGATCCTGCTGCTCGTGCTCTACACCGCCGTGTTCACACCGTACAGCgccgccttcctgctcagcgAGCAACAGGACGGAGGCCGAGCCGACTGCGGCTACACCTGCAACCCGCTCAACGTGGTGGACCTGGTGGTAGACGTCATGTTCATCATCGACATCATCATCAACTTCAGGACGACCTACGTGAACCACAACGACGAGGTGGTGAGCCACCCGGGCCGCATCGCGCAGCACTACTTCAAGGGCTGGTTCCTAATCGACATTGTAGCGGCCATCCCCTTCGACCTGCTCATCTTCAGATCGGGCCAAGACgaggtgagaggaaaaggaTAGAGAATGAGGAAGAACAAGATCTGGTGAAAGATAAACTAAAACGGGAAACCAATTCgtgttttcttatttcttatttcagTTCCTTTCAGGAACATTGGGCCTCATTGATCAATCTTTTTTAGTAAAGTTGCGCGTAAATGTTTTGAACTTTTGAATTTTCCTGCCAGAGTTACGAAAGTTTCAACAGTGCTGATTTTCATCGTACTTGTGCACGTACCGATCGGCCCATAGATTACCAAGCACGTTCACGGTACAGCTAATGTACctttagccccgcccacaaaaCTGCAAACCTCACAGAGCGCCAATACTTTTATCCTAATTGAATGGCTAGCCTTGGTCATAGAATTCTTTTGGAGTGCTTAACATCATGGCCACGTCTTACCTATTCGTTCCCTGGTTTGAAGTAAATCGTGTCCACGTGTTAATAAGAACGCGTTTACATAAAACGAGGGAACGAACGGATAAAACATGGCCAcgatgtatgttttgtttttaataaccCTGCCTGAAACTCCTCCCCCAGCCCCAAACCACCACTCTGATCGGCCTGCTGAAGACAGCACGGCTGTTGCGTTTGGTCCGAGTGGCGCGGAAGCTCGACCGCTACTCGGAATACGGCGCGGCCGTCCTCTTCCTGCTCATGTGCACCTTCGCGCTCATCGCCCACTGGCTGGCCTGCATCTGGTACGCCATCGGCAACGTGGAGCGCACGGGCTCCGCTCGCGGAGGCACCTTGAGGATCGGCTGGCTCGACAACCTCGCCGAGCAGATCGGCAAACACTATAACGACAGCGACGCCTTATCCGGACCCAGCATCAAGGACAAGTACGTCACCGCCCTGTATTTCACCTTCAGCAGCCTGACCAGCGTCGGCTTCGGCAACGTCTCGCCGAACACCAACCCCGAGAAGATCTTCTCCATCTGCGTCATGCTCATCGGCTGTGAGTAGGAGCGGTTCACGCCACCGTTTGCTCTTAAGAAGCCTTAACGAAGGGAATTGAATTCTGCGTGTGAGAGCTGCGTGGATAAACGCAGAATAGATCACAGTGTCGGCGATGTTCTCGGATTCATGACTAGAACCGGAACACACAACGGTTGTCACGGGTGTTCTCACGCGCGCATGCGcatcatcatcaatcatcaGCACGCGCGCGTGAGAACACACGTCACAATGGTGGGAAGTCTCTACGTGAAAACTAATGCTTGTGTAACAGAATCCAAACTCgatctgtgcgtgtgtgtgtgtgtgtgtgtgtgtgtgtgttaaactgcATATTATTTTCAAATGATATACTGATATTAAAGATTCAGGAGATTAGTAGGCTGTTTGTTAGTTTCATCTTAGTCGTTATTATGTGTGGTGTTTAGCAgagttctctttgtctctctctctcacacacacacacacacacacacacacacacacacacattacagctCTGATGTATGCCAGTATCTTCGGCAATGTGTCGGCTATAATCCAGCGACTGTACTCGGGCACGGCGCGCTACCACACGCAGATGCTGAGGGTGAAGGAGTTCATCCGCTTCCACCAGATTCCCGGAGGCCTGAGGCAGAGGCTGGAGGAGTATTTCCAACACGCCTGGTCCTACACCAACGGCATCGACATGAACGCGGTGAGGAGATCACGTCCAGCTCTCACCGTAGAGCCTGTTTACCTGATTATACAgattatatctctctctctctgtctctttctgtcctgTCCGTCCCTATCCCTCCATCACGTCCTGCTtggtcgtctttttttttttttgtctctcttggTTCTCTTTGCTCTCCTGCTGTTTCCTACTCTTTTCCTTTCTACCGTTCATGAGTATATCCgtcccctcttttttttctgtccgtCCGTACCCTTTTGCTGCTGCCGTCTTTCTCTTcattctttttacatttgttttccttacgtttgcttttttttttgtacttctcttggtttccttttctttttttttgtctctttccaTCCTGCTGTCTTCCTGTTTTGCTCTTCTGaacgcttctctctctctctctctctctctctctctgtggattTCTTTTTTCCCGTCTGACTGTATCtacatcctgtttttttttccccttcttcctACGTGTCTGTCTCTGCTGcacatcactctctcttctttttctgtaaagctgcttatttctgtaaagctgctttgagacaatgtctattgtaaaaaacgctatacaaatacaattgaaattgaaattttttttttttgcccccccgTCTCTCCATCCTTATCTGTGTGTCCAGGTGCTGAAGGGTTTCCCCGAGTGTCTGCAGGCTGATATCTGTCTGCATCTGAACCGCACGCTGCTGCAGAACTGCCCGGCGTTCCGCGGGGCGAGTAAGGGCTGTTTACGAGCTCTGGCCATTCGCTTTAAAACCACACACGCTCCACCGGGAGACACGCTGGTGCACAACGGCGACGTGCTCACGGCTCTCTACTTCATCTCCCGCGGCTCCATCGAGATCCTTCGAGACGATGTGGTCGTGGCCATCTTAGGTACTAGAGCTTCCATCGCTTTAACTCGGTTCTCTCCGTTTATCTCCGTTCTCAATCCTTCCCACATTATCTTCTACGTTATCTTTTCATACTCTGTATCACCGTCCAAAATCTAAAGAGAGCCCGGATCAcgatttatgaatttttttcatttctttttacattttcttgcCATTCCTTTTCTTCTTATTCATCCAATCCtccttaaatatatatatatatttatatattctttCCACTTGTTTTATCTTCCTGCTCCTCATTTATCAcacctcttttctctttttttcctcacctttcctttcttctcttcttctccttttgtTTAATTCGACGTCCCTGTTCCTtacttttctctcctttttttctttttcttttctttaacgtccttttctttcattttcttaaaCGCaattcttttccttcttttttctttttattcttcccTTTCTCACTTgccactttctctctttttcttttacttttgtattttcctttcccataattattcttttttttttaattatttgatcattttatatattttatatcattataatcatttcttttctttcctttcttctcttttccccCCCTGTATGTATCGTACTGTCTGTTtcggggggttttttttcttcacatattgGTTGGATGTAATTGCaggatcattttttaaatttttttttttttttagctcggCATTTATTCCAAACCCATTTCCTACTTTAACAGAACGTGTTTTGAGAAGCGACTAAAATCAAAACGCTGCGTCGAACGCGGATTTAATTTTTCTGTGGTATTCGAATAATAAATCAAACGGCCGTGAAGCAGTGAAATTCACACTTAATCGTTTCTCGTGTAATTCTTCCTTTGTTCCATCCCTGGGCTGTCCCGAtgatccacagtgacgtcatgCGCTTCTGCCTTATTGATCCTGCGATATTGATTATCCCTAGGCCAAACGTTCAGACGGGTCACGCTGTCAGCAGCGTCTATAGATTTAAAAACCCATTTAGTTCTGTCTCGTGTTCACTCGAATGCTCGTTTCATCCCAAATTCAAAAACTTTTGACTGAGACGCTGTCCTTTTTCCCCTCCCCCACTGCGCTCAGGTAAGAACGACATCTTCGGCGAGCCCATCAGTCTGTACGGCAGGCCTGGGAAATCGAGCGCCGACGTCAGGGCTCTGACCTACTGCGACCTCCACAAGATCCTGAGGGACGACCTGCTCGAGGTGCTCGACATGTACCCCGATTTTTCCGACAGCTTCTGGACAAACCTGGAGATCACGTTCAACCTCCGAGATGTAAGGGCTTATAATTTGCGTGGAAAATGGTTAGCTCATGTACCTGCTGATAAAAGTCAGTatgcagaggtgtgtgtgtgtgtgtatgtgtggttaTGTAAGTTACTGGAGCTTGTTTGTATCAGGCAGACAGAATTATACAACCAGACCCCAGCGAGGAGTCAGACTGCGGCTACAGACGAGCACAGCACAGGAGAAACTCCCTCCATCGCAACAGACCGggtaaaactgtgtgtgtgtgtgtgtgtgtgtgttcctcaaGCTCAGCAAATTAGCACACGCACAGTGCCATAATTAAGCCCTGAATGCTTAATCCTTACAGTCTGTGTAATACATTTTAACACATTAAAGGAGAAACAACACTAAATAATTGTCTCCTCTTGtaaactccatttcccagaattccACAGTCTACCTCCAGGTCCTAACTACCAAGTCCTCCATGTAATTACTAACGCAACACACCTGATCGTCATTTCCCACTCCCTTTAAATAACcctatttaataataaattaataataagtcTCGCCCTTAGTGCtgttctgttgttttgtttgtttgtttgtttttttgctgatcacatgatcacattTGACCTCTTTGAATAAGACACCGGATTTGCTCTTTTGGGTTATTGGCTCAGTGTTCTTGTAATacaaccctattttttttttaaaaatcttattgAATATAATCaacattatttataaaacacaCTTGCAATTTTTGATGAGTCCTGAAGACACCCAGTTCTGATGCACTTCCTGTATAGcggatattttttaaattgctatACAATCTATAGACGCGTGGCATAATGGCAAAGGAAACGGTGTAGGGAACAGAAGGATTAAAGGTCCATGTGAATGTAAAATATTTGCCCTATctcaaaaaaattcaaatatcgtggaaaagttcatttttttccgtaatttaattcaaaaagtggaacgttAATATAGCCTGGATTCATTACACTTAAAGTcaaatattatattgtattataaattctttattctaatattttgagatgctggatttttgatttccgtgagctgtaagctgaaatcatcgagattaaaacaagtttttaaaaaaaggcttgaaatatttcactttatgtataatgaatctagaatatattaaagtttcactttttgagttaaattacgggaaaaaattcacataaaattaATTTTCCACAATAATCGAATTTTTTGACATGCACCTTTGTAGAGTATACGCCTGATCTCTGTGCTTTTGCTCGCTTCAGATGGCACGGATCGAGAAGACTCTTATCCAGACCAGACATGCAGCTCCGTGGGGAACCACAGAGGGGTGCTGTTGCACTCACACTGGGATGAGCTGTGCAGCAGTGTGAGCGCTGCCTCTTTGTCCAGTGAGGATGAGATGAAACACTTGGGGCCTGAACGGGGAGAAGTGTACCCTCCAGAAGTGAGGGAATACGTCCCGACTGTGATTAACCTCCTCCCCCCCAGCACTGAAGAACGGGGAGCTCATGCCTATTCAGgtacagagggagaaagaaagagagaaggatgaTATGTGTCAGTGCAGGCATGTTCAGTGGGAAAAATCATGACCATCTTATGTGAGCCAAAGACAGAATGCAGATATTAGCATCTTTCGGAGGTGACACAATGTATCTCTTGATACTGGTTAACaatctgatgtttaaaaaaaaaaaatttaaaagaacCAACaaattgtctttaatttatttattcattttcatatggttcatttacatgtgattcattttcatgagattcatttacGTAcgtttcatttacatgtgattcattttcatgagattcattttcatgtgattcatgttcaagtgatacattttcatgtgattcatttatgtacgtttcatttacatgtgattcattttcatgagattcattttcatgtgattcatgttcaagtgatacattttcatgtggcTCCTTCAGTGAGCCTGACATCTAttcaggccacacctccttcactgaaactaacaTCTACTCAGGCCACAGCTACTTCATTTTGACTGACATGTAttcaggccacacctccttcactgagccTGACATGCActcaggccacacctccttcactgaaactgacaTGTACtcaggccacacctctttcactgagtCTGACATGCACt
This genomic window contains:
- the kcnh6a gene encoding potassium voltage-gated channel subfamily H member 6a isoform X1: MPVRRGHVALQNTYLDTIIRKFDGQNRKFLIANAQMKNCGIIYCNEGFCQMFGFSRAEIMQQPCTCHFLAGPGTMKSALAQLAQALLGSEERKVEILYYSKEGTCRPCLIDVIPVKNEEGVVIMFILNFEELLEPALKMGFRQRVTQSWIRSGVCVCYSQKRRLRLRMPSLRVTRQPAYPKDQFEGVVVDYLQLPGKSVALKGFPAPCKESSLQCETQALIHQEHSFTSPSSSLEPGGPQTPYTHSRTHSRESVHSMRRASSLHDIDSIRDQCSDALKPNNVSSTSDSDLMRHRAIGRIPQVTLSFGAERVRPPSPTEIEIIAPSKIKDRTQNVSEKVTHVTQVLSLGADVLPEYKLQAPRIHKWTILHYSPFKAVWDWLILLLVLYTAVFTPYSAAFLLSEQQDGGRADCGYTCNPLNVVDLVVDVMFIIDIIINFRTTYVNHNDEVVSHPGRIAQHYFKGWFLIDIVAAIPFDLLIFRSGQDEPQTTTLIGLLKTARLLRLVRVARKLDRYSEYGAAVLFLLMCTFALIAHWLACIWYAIGNVERTGSARGGTLRIGWLDNLAEQIGKHYNDSDALSGPSIKDKYVTALYFTFSSLTSVGFGNVSPNTNPEKIFSICVMLIGSLMYASIFGNVSAIIQRLYSGTARYHTQMLRVKEFIRFHQIPGGLRQRLEEYFQHAWSYTNGIDMNAVLKGFPECLQADICLHLNRTLLQNCPAFRGASKGCLRALAIRFKTTHAPPGDTLVHNGDVLTALYFISRGSIEILRDDVVVAILGKNDIFGEPISLYGRPGKSSADVRALTYCDLHKILRDDLLEVLDMYPDFSDSFWTNLEITFNLRDADRIIQPDPSEESDCGYRRAQHRRNSLHRNRPDGTDREDSYPDQTCSSVGNHRGVLLHSHWDELCSSVSAASLSSEDEMKHLGPERGEVYPPEVREYVPTVINLLPPSTEERGAHAYSGSLNVSGLYGCWSERRPSQYPESPRRLSTSARACYHHLQRGANAEERPSDLQSRLELLQSQLNRLETRMTADINVILQLLQRQMAQVPPAYSSVSPASAVLPTASPSDLYGTPIFHPTTPPTPAAHFREPTHTSSNDSPESHASLSDGVHLSVATDDTASISPEPETKPSVPANLNIPENLHPHLSLRFTSLPEHLESLSSLEDRSQIQRHLSDPVLPGT
- the kcnh6a gene encoding potassium voltage-gated channel subfamily H member 6a isoform X2 is translated as MPVRRGHVALQNTYLDTIIRKFDGQNRKFLIANAQMKNCGIIYCNEGFCQMFGFSRAEIMQQPCTCHFLAGPGTMKSALAQLAQALLGSEERKVEILYYSKEGTCRPCLIDVIPVKNEEGVVIMFILNFEELLEPALKMGFRQRVTQSWIRSAQKRRLRLRMPSLRVTRQPAYPKDQFEGVVVDYLQLPGKSVALKGFPAPCKESSLQCETQALIHQEHSFTSPSSSLEPGGPQTPYTHSRTHSRESVHSMRRASSLHDIDSIRDQCSDALKPNNVSSTSDSDLMRHRAIGRIPQVTLSFGAERVRPPSPTEIEIIAPSKIKDRTQNVSEKVTHVTQVLSLGADVLPEYKLQAPRIHKWTILHYSPFKAVWDWLILLLVLYTAVFTPYSAAFLLSEQQDGGRADCGYTCNPLNVVDLVVDVMFIIDIIINFRTTYVNHNDEVVSHPGRIAQHYFKGWFLIDIVAAIPFDLLIFRSGQDEPQTTTLIGLLKTARLLRLVRVARKLDRYSEYGAAVLFLLMCTFALIAHWLACIWYAIGNVERTGSARGGTLRIGWLDNLAEQIGKHYNDSDALSGPSIKDKYVTALYFTFSSLTSVGFGNVSPNTNPEKIFSICVMLIGSLMYASIFGNVSAIIQRLYSGTARYHTQMLRVKEFIRFHQIPGGLRQRLEEYFQHAWSYTNGIDMNAVLKGFPECLQADICLHLNRTLLQNCPAFRGASKGCLRALAIRFKTTHAPPGDTLVHNGDVLTALYFISRGSIEILRDDVVVAILGKNDIFGEPISLYGRPGKSSADVRALTYCDLHKILRDDLLEVLDMYPDFSDSFWTNLEITFNLRDADRIIQPDPSEESDCGYRRAQHRRNSLHRNRPDGTDREDSYPDQTCSSVGNHRGVLLHSHWDELCSSVSAASLSSEDEMKHLGPERGEVYPPEVREYVPTVINLLPPSTEERGAHAYSGSLNVSGLYGCWSERRPSQYPESPRRLSTSARACYHHLQRGANAEERPSDLQSRLELLQSQLNRLETRMTADINVILQLLQRQMAQVPPAYSSVSPASAVLPTASPSDLYGTPIFHPTTPPTPAAHFREPTHTSSNDSPESHASLSDGVHLSVATDDTASISPEPETKPSVPANLNIPENLHPHLSLRFTSLPEHLESLSSLEDRSQIQRHLSDPVLPGT